From Methanobacterium congolense, one genomic window encodes:
- the thsA gene encoding thermosome subunit alpha has product MAQLGGQGQQLIILPEDTSRLLGRDAQRMNIMAGKVLAETVRTTLGPKGMDKMLVDGLGDIVVTNDGVTILKEMDIQHPAAKMLVEVAKTQEDEVGDGTTTAVIIAGELLKKAEALLEQDIHPTVIVMGYRNAAAKAQEILNNIAIDAADRETLKQVAMTAMTGKGTETAREPLAELIVSAVKQVEEDGEINKDSIHIQRIQGATVAESEIVNGVVLDKGRLDPSMPKEVQDAKIALLKYPVEVKDLETDAKINLTDPSQMQAFIEQEEQMIRDMVDKIIASGANVLFCQKGIDDLAQHYLAKAGILAAKRVRKSDIERLEKATGAKVVTNIDDLTPEDLGEAGRVHEKKIFDELMIFIEDCKDPKAVSLILRGSTKHVAEEVERAVEDALGVVSATVEDGQVVAGGGAPEIAISKGLKDYADTVSGREQLAISAFAEALEVVPKTLAENAGLDSIDALVDLRSAHEKSPYMGLNVFKGDVTDMKAANVIEPKRVKKQAIQSAAEAAEMILRIDDMIASSKSGQPSPEEMAAAGMGGMPGGMPPM; this is encoded by the coding sequence GTGGCACAATTAGGTGGACAAGGCCAACAGCTTATAATATTACCAGAAGATACTTCAAGGCTTCTGGGAAGAGATGCTCAGAGAATGAACATAATGGCAGGTAAAGTACTTGCAGAGACCGTCAGAACAACATTAGGTCCTAAAGGAATGGACAAAATGCTTGTGGACGGACTTGGAGATATTGTTGTAACAAACGACGGTGTGACCATCCTTAAAGAAATGGATATCCAGCACCCTGCAGCAAAAATGCTGGTTGAAGTTGCAAAAACCCAGGAAGATGAAGTGGGCGACGGAACAACAACAGCAGTCATAATCGCAGGAGAACTCCTCAAAAAAGCAGAAGCTCTTCTTGAACAGGACATACACCCAACAGTCATTGTGATGGGTTACAGGAACGCAGCAGCAAAGGCACAGGAAATCCTCAACAACATTGCAATTGACGCAGCTGACAGAGAAACACTCAAACAGGTTGCAATGACTGCAATGACAGGAAAAGGAACCGAAACTGCAAGGGAACCATTAGCAGAGCTCATAGTCAGTGCTGTTAAACAGGTTGAAGAAGACGGTGAAATAAACAAGGACAGCATACACATACAGAGGATCCAGGGAGCAACAGTGGCTGAATCTGAAATAGTCAACGGTGTCGTCCTTGACAAAGGTAGGTTAGACCCATCCATGCCAAAAGAAGTGCAGGATGCTAAGATTGCACTCCTCAAGTACCCAGTTGAAGTTAAAGACCTTGAAACTGACGCTAAGATCAATTTAACAGATCCATCACAGATGCAAGCCTTCATCGAACAGGAAGAACAGATGATCCGTGACATGGTTGACAAGATCATTGCAAGTGGTGCAAACGTACTCTTCTGCCAAAAGGGAATCGACGACCTTGCACAACATTATCTTGCAAAAGCAGGAATACTTGCAGCTAAAAGGGTCAGAAAATCCGACATAGAAAGGCTGGAAAAGGCAACAGGCGCAAAGGTTGTAACCAACATCGACGACCTCACCCCTGAAGACCTTGGTGAAGCAGGCCGCGTACACGAGAAGAAGATATTCGACGAGCTCATGATCTTCATAGAAGACTGCAAGGATCCAAAGGCAGTGTCCCTCATACTCAGGGGAAGCACAAAACACGTTGCAGAAGAAGTTGAAAGAGCAGTTGAAGATGCGTTAGGTGTTGTTTCAGCAACAGTTGAAGATGGACAGGTTGTTGCAGGTGGAGGTGCACCTGAAATAGCAATATCCAAGGGATTAAAGGACTACGCTGACACAGTAAGCGGTAGGGAACAGCTTGCAATATCTGCATTTGCAGAGGCACTTGAAGTTGTACCAAAGACCCTGGCTGAAAACGCAGGTCTCGACAGCATCGATGCACTCGTGGACCTCAGGTCTGCACACGAAAAATCCCCATACATGGGACTGAACGTGTTCAAAGGCGATGTAACAGACATGAAAGCTGCAAACGTCATTGAACCAAAACGTGTTAAAAAGCAGGCCATACAGTCTGCAGCAGAAGCAGCAGAGATGATCCTCAGGATCGATGATATGATAGCATCCTCCAAATCTGGACAGCCAAGCCCAGAGGAAATGGCAGCTGCTGGAATGGGCGGAATGCCTGGTGGAATGCCACCAATGTAA